A window of the Shimia isoporae genome harbors these coding sequences:
- a CDS encoding ABC transporter permease: MASLTPISRKPMSLVLPSVALAGGFFGLFVGTANGSGLLGVLIGAVMAVVGALCYVNLFKNERRAQTVTLAVFAGLGAMMGGLPAVFVGIFYGAFIHWFTYWLYEGRYRAKLLPYLTGGQVLWHYTFRVICGAIFVFLITPILVVMPLSFNAQDFFTFTPEMLRFEAEGYSLKHYRDFFTNNEWQRSFKNSLIIAPIATIISVSLGTLAAIGLSQSHVPGRRAIMAVLISPMIVPLIISATGMFFFYSDIGNWLEGSLGLNKTFVGYVKVILAHAVLGIPFVIITVTATLVGFDHSLTRAAANMGASPVTTFFRVQMPLILPGVISGGLFAFITSFDEVVVVLFVGSASQKTLPWQMFTGLREQISPTILAVATILVVISILLLATVEMLRRRSERLRGMSPS; encoded by the coding sequence ATGGCTTCACTCACTCCGATTTCACGCAAACCGATGTCTTTGGTTCTGCCCAGTGTTGCCCTGGCGGGTGGTTTCTTCGGACTCTTTGTGGGCACGGCCAACGGGTCCGGCCTGTTGGGAGTTCTGATCGGAGCCGTGATGGCTGTCGTTGGCGCTCTTTGCTATGTCAATCTGTTCAAGAACGAGCGGCGTGCTCAGACGGTGACCTTGGCTGTTTTCGCCGGTCTGGGTGCGATGATGGGTGGGCTGCCTGCCGTCTTTGTTGGCATATTCTACGGTGCCTTCATCCATTGGTTCACCTATTGGCTTTATGAAGGCCGCTACCGCGCGAAACTGCTGCCTTACCTGACAGGTGGGCAGGTTCTTTGGCACTACACTTTCCGGGTAATCTGCGGCGCGATTTTTGTCTTCCTGATCACGCCGATCCTTGTGGTGATGCCATTGAGCTTCAATGCGCAGGACTTCTTTACCTTTACACCCGAGATGCTGCGCTTCGAGGCAGAAGGCTACTCGCTAAAACATTATCGCGACTTCTTTACCAACAACGAGTGGCAGCGGAGCTTCAAGAACTCGCTGATTATCGCACCGATTGCGACGATTATCTCGGTGAGCCTTGGCACGTTGGCAGCGATAGGGCTGAGCCAGAGCCATGTGCCGGGTCGGCGGGCCATTATGGCTGTCCTGATTTCTCCAATGATCGTTCCCCTGATCATTTCAGCAACCGGCATGTTCTTTTTTTACAGCGACATCGGCAATTGGCTGGAAGGCTCTCTCGGTTTGAACAAGACCTTTGTGGGGTATGTAAAAGTGATCCTTGCGCACGCGGTCTTAGGCATTCCCTTCGTGATTATCACTGTAACCGCAACGCTCGTGGGGTTCGATCATTCGTTGACCCGTGCGGCTGCGAATATGGGAGCGAGCCCGGTCACGACCTTCTTCCGCGTTCAAATGCCTCTGATCCTGCCAGGTGTGATTTCCGGAGGCCTGTTTGCTTTCATCACTTCGTTTGATGAAGTCGTGGTCGTCCTGTTCGTTGGCTCGGCCAGCCAGAAGACGCTGCCGTGGCAAATGTTTACGGGTCTGCGCGAACAGATCAGTCCGACTATTCTGGCTGTTGCGACAATCCTTGTCGTAATTTCTATCCTGCTTTTGGCGACCGTAGAAATGTTGCGTCGCCGGTCCGAGCGCTTGCGTGGAATGAGCCCATCTTGA
- a CDS encoding ABC transporter ATP-binding protein, with product MADTGNHDAFVEFKRVQKSYDGENLVVKDLNLSMPRGEFLTMLGPSGSGKTTCLMMLAGFETATHGEILLGGTSINNIPPHKRGIGMVFQNYALFPHMTVAENLSFPLEVRKLGKSEREAKVKRALDMVQMGEFGGRRPAQLSGGQQQRIALARALVFEPELVLMDEPLGALDKQLREHMQFEITRLAHELGITTVYVTHDQTEALTMSDRVAVFDDGRIQQLAPPDQLYEEPENSFVAQFIGENNTLEGVVTSMSGDTCVITLDDGEEIDAKPVNVHNVGDRTKVSIRPERVEFNKDRLNPDAHTLKAKVLEFIYMGDIFRFRLSVAGNDDFIVKTRNAPDAVKLTPGQEIEIGWLPQDCRALDA from the coding sequence GTGGCTGATACGGGGAACCACGATGCGTTTGTCGAGTTCAAACGTGTGCAGAAATCTTATGATGGTGAGAATCTCGTCGTTAAAGACCTGAACCTCTCGATGCCGAGAGGAGAATTTCTCACGATGCTGGGGCCGTCTGGGTCCGGCAAGACCACCTGCCTGATGATGCTCGCAGGTTTCGAGACAGCCACCCATGGAGAAATCCTTCTGGGAGGTACCTCAATCAACAATATCCCGCCGCACAAGCGGGGCATTGGGATGGTGTTCCAGAATTATGCGCTCTTTCCGCACATGACGGTGGCTGAGAACCTTTCGTTTCCATTGGAAGTTCGCAAGCTGGGCAAGTCCGAGCGAGAAGCCAAGGTGAAGCGTGCACTGGATATGGTGCAAATGGGCGAATTCGGCGGACGCCGCCCGGCGCAACTGTCTGGCGGCCAGCAGCAGCGGATCGCTCTGGCAAGGGCGTTGGTTTTCGAACCTGAACTGGTTCTCATGGACGAACCTCTTGGGGCTCTGGACAAACAACTCCGCGAGCACATGCAGTTCGAGATCACCCGTCTGGCGCACGAATTGGGCATTACGACGGTTTACGTGACGCACGACCAAACGGAAGCGCTCACAATGTCCGATCGCGTGGCCGTTTTTGATGATGGCCGCATTCAGCAATTGGCCCCGCCGGACCAACTCTATGAGGAGCCGGAAAACAGTTTTGTTGCGCAGTTTATTGGCGAGAACAACACGCTGGAAGGCGTGGTGACATCGATGAGCGGAGACACCTGCGTGATCACTTTGGATGATGGCGAGGAGATCGACGCCAAACCCGTCAATGTGCACAACGTCGGTGATCGTACCAAAGTTTCCATCCGTCCGGAGCGCGTGGAATTCAACAAGGACAGGCTGAATCCTGATGCTCATACGCTGAAGGCAAAGGTGCTGGAATTCATTTACATGGGCGACATCTTCCGGTTCCGCCTTTCGGTGGCCGGCAACGACGATTTCATCGTGAAAACCCGAAATGCGCCGGATGCCGTTAAACTTACGCCCGGGCAGGAAATCGAAATCGGCTGGTTGCCGCAGGATTGCCGCGCGCTCGATGCGTAA
- a CDS encoding extracellular solute-binding protein, which translates to MKTKLTALAVTTALVAPAAIAEEMTIVSWGGAYSKSQLRAYHEPYSEKTGVTIINDDSSAEAVAKLRAMDEAGNVTWDVVDVVAADAIRLCDEGLAMEIDPDTQLAAAPDGTSASEDFGDLLVSECFIPQIVYSTTFGYRTDLVGDTAPTEICAVFDTATYPGKRSLEKRPINNMEWALLCDGVAKEDVYDVLATPEGQDQALAKLDTIKDDVIWWSAGADTPQLLADGEVIMGSTYNGRLFSVIEEQKQPVAMLWDAQVFDLDGWIIPAGLSDERKARALDYIMFATDTQRLADQAKYISYGPARASSAPLVGKHADLGIDMAPHMPTDPENAKNTFLYNYEFWADYRDDIDAKFQAWLAK; encoded by the coding sequence ATGAAAACCAAACTGACAGCTCTTGCCGTCACAACCGCTCTGGTGGCACCTGCCGCCATCGCGGAAGAAATGACTATCGTCTCCTGGGGCGGTGCTTATTCCAAGTCGCAACTGCGGGCGTATCACGAGCCCTATTCCGAAAAGACTGGCGTGACCATCATCAACGACGACAGCTCTGCCGAAGCAGTGGCCAAGCTGCGCGCGATGGATGAAGCCGGCAACGTCACATGGGATGTTGTGGATGTTGTGGCTGCAGATGCGATCCGTCTGTGTGACGAGGGTCTGGCGATGGAAATCGATCCGGATACGCAGCTGGCAGCGGCGCCAGATGGCACCTCGGCATCCGAAGACTTCGGTGACCTGCTGGTGTCCGAGTGCTTTATTCCGCAGATCGTATATTCGACCACCTTCGGTTACCGCACCGACCTCGTAGGTGATACTGCGCCGACAGAAATCTGCGCTGTGTTCGACACCGCGACTTACCCGGGCAAGCGTTCGCTCGAGAAACGTCCGATCAACAATATGGAATGGGCTCTGCTGTGTGACGGCGTTGCGAAGGAAGACGTCTATGACGTTCTGGCGACTCCGGAAGGTCAGGATCAGGCTCTGGCCAAACTCGACACCATCAAGGACGACGTGATCTGGTGGTCTGCAGGTGCAGACACGCCGCAGCTTCTGGCAGATGGCGAAGTTATCATGGGCTCGACCTACAACGGTCGTCTGTTCTCTGTGATCGAAGAGCAGAAGCAGCCGGTGGCGATGCTTTGGGACGCGCAGGTGTTTGACCTTGACGGTTGGATCATTCCGGCAGGCTTGTCAGATGAACGCAAAGCACGCGCGCTTGACTACATCATGTTCGCGACTGACACCCAGCGCCTTGCGGATCAGGCGAAATACATCTCCTACGGTCCGGCCCGCGCGTCTTCCGCTCCGCTTGTTGGCAAGCACGCTGACCTGGGCATCGACATGGCACCGCATATGCCGACCGATCCTGAAAACGCCAAGAACACGTTCCTCTACAACTACGAGTTCTGGGCTGACTATCGCGACGACATCGACGCGAAGTTCCAGGCGTGGCTGGCTAAGTAA
- a CDS encoding NAD(P)H-dependent oxidoreductase: MAKVIHYYAHPGHRFSHANKAMWDAAQAVEGVTRVDLYANYPRHNINIDKEQKLLLDHDVIVFQFPIFWYSAPSLLKEWIDLTLEHGFAYGKDGDKLRGKWMMLAVTAAGPEDAYSEGGYQHFSLRTFLTPFEQTARLSKMRFAAPYVFHNALRADPGPHAAGFADLLSGLRDDRVDLEKAEAAECLYFDSIPSVLEGA; this comes from the coding sequence ATGGCCAAAGTCATCCACTACTACGCCCATCCCGGCCACAGGTTTTCCCATGCCAACAAGGCGATGTGGGATGCGGCACAAGCCGTTGAAGGTGTTACGCGTGTAGATCTTTACGCCAATTATCCGCGCCACAATATCAATATCGACAAAGAGCAGAAACTGCTTCTGGATCACGATGTTATCGTCTTTCAGTTTCCTATTTTCTGGTATTCCGCGCCTTCGCTGTTGAAGGAATGGATAGACCTGACGCTGGAACATGGATTTGCCTATGGCAAGGACGGGGACAAACTGCGTGGCAAATGGATGATGTTGGCCGTGACGGCAGCTGGACCGGAGGATGCTTACTCCGAGGGTGGATACCAGCATTTCAGCTTGCGGACGTTTCTCACGCCTTTTGAACAAACCGCCCGACTGAGCAAGATGCGGTTCGCCGCACCATATGTGTTTCACAATGCACTCAGAGCAGACCCCGGGCCACATGCAGCGGGGTTCGCCGACCTTTTGTCGGGACTGCGCGATGACCGGGTCGATCTTGAGAAAGCAGAGGCTGCAGAATGTCTGTATTTCGACAGTATTCCGTCGGTGTTGGAAGGGGCATAA
- a CDS encoding ABC transporter permease, with product MSDATQSGPVLAADGTPLKRSLARSLRVQKMRAMALIAPLLIFVLVSFIIPIGSMLFRSVENGMVSQTLPLTVVALQDWDVESGEAPDEPVYQAFVADMVVAIENKEHTKLGTRLNYEQTGMSSLFRKSGRKIKRLDPAEDAPFKEKLIDIDKKWGEAETWAVIKTHSVKITNGYFLNAVDMRRTPEGAQVQPEDKRILIKLFQRTLIMSLIITCSCILLAYPVAWLLANLPARTANMLMILVLLPFWTSLLVRTSAWKVMLQQQGVINETLVWLGLVADDSRLALINNATGTIIAMTHILLPFMILPMYSVMRTIQPTYLRAAKSMGATNWTAFWRVYFPLSVPGIGAGSILVFILAIGYYITPEIVGGTKGVFISNRIAYHISSSLNWGLAAALGTILLGVVLLLYWCYDKIVGIDNVKLG from the coding sequence ATGAGCGATGCAACCCAGTCGGGTCCGGTATTGGCCGCAGATGGCACGCCGCTGAAACGCAGCCTTGCCCGGTCTTTGCGAGTTCAGAAAATGCGCGCGATGGCGCTCATTGCTCCGCTCCTGATCTTTGTCTTGGTCTCTTTCATCATTCCAATCGGGTCGATGTTGTTCCGTTCTGTGGAGAACGGGATGGTTTCTCAAACGCTGCCTTTGACGGTGGTCGCGTTGCAGGATTGGGATGTTGAAAGCGGCGAAGCACCGGACGAACCGGTCTATCAGGCGTTTGTTGCTGACATGGTCGTGGCCATCGAAAACAAGGAACACACCAAACTCGGTACCCGCCTGAACTATGAGCAGACCGGAATGTCGTCTCTGTTCCGGAAGTCTGGCCGCAAGATCAAGCGGTTGGACCCAGCCGAAGACGCGCCTTTCAAGGAAAAGTTGATAGATATCGACAAGAAATGGGGAGAGGCGGAGACCTGGGCCGTGATCAAAACCCACTCTGTTAAGATCACCAACGGCTATTTCCTGAACGCGGTTGATATGCGCCGTACACCAGAGGGCGCTCAAGTGCAGCCCGAAGACAAGCGTATCCTAATCAAGCTGTTCCAGCGGACTTTGATCATGTCGCTGATCATCACGTGTAGCTGCATATTGCTGGCTTATCCGGTTGCGTGGCTTCTGGCGAATTTGCCTGCGAGAACCGCGAATATGTTGATGATCCTTGTGTTATTGCCGTTCTGGACGTCGCTGCTTGTACGCACCTCGGCTTGGAAAGTGATGTTGCAACAACAGGGTGTGATCAACGAAACGCTCGTGTGGTTGGGATTGGTTGCGGATGACAGTCGCCTGGCCCTGATTAACAACGCGACGGGCACGATCATTGCGATGACCCATATTCTGCTGCCTTTCATGATACTGCCTATGTACTCGGTGATGCGCACGATCCAGCCGACATATTTGCGCGCGGCGAAGTCTATGGGCGCGACCAACTGGACGGCTTTCTGGCGGGTATACTTCCCGCTGTCAGTGCCGGGTATCGGGGCGGGTTCGATCCTCGTGTTCATCCTTGCGATTGGCTATTACATCACGCCTGAAATCGTTGGCGGCACCAAGGGTGTCTTTATCTCGAACCGGATCGCCTACCATATCTCCAGTTCGCTGAATTGGGGTCTGGCAGCGGCTTTGGGGACGATCCTGCTAGGCGTCGTTCTGTTGCTCTACTGGTGCTATGACAAGATCGTCGGCATCGACAACGTGAAATTGGGGTAA
- a CDS encoding aminopeptidase P family protein: protein MTDLSNRPEFFNRPNGEKAPLPFSKAEYARRLEGLRAIMRARDIPVVLLTSMHNIAYYSGFLYCAFGRPYGCVVTMDDCTTVSANIDAGQPWRRSVEGNVIYTDWQRNNYWRAVASLVGGAKRVGVENDHLTLAQRDMAVEFLEADLVDVAPDTMRARMVKSPEEIALIKGGARTADVGGAAIHAAIREGATEIEIAIAGRDAMEEEIARAYPDAEYRDTWVWFQSGINTDGAHNPVTKRVLEKGDILSLNTFPMISGYYTALERTLFCGEPDKESLRLWEANVAAHELGLSLIKPGATCSGITAEINRFFESENLLQYRSFGYGHSFGVLSHYYGREAGLELREDIDTVLEPGMVVSIEPMIWVPEGVAGAGGYREHDILVVEEDGAENITGFPYGPGHNIIDR from the coding sequence ATGACAGACCTTTCCAACCGCCCAGAGTTCTTTAACCGGCCAAACGGTGAAAAAGCGCCGCTTCCCTTCAGCAAGGCCGAATACGCCCGTCGCCTTGAAGGGTTGAGGGCCATAATGCGCGCACGGGACATTCCCGTAGTGTTGCTGACGTCGATGCACAACATCGCTTATTATTCCGGCTTTCTCTATTGTGCTTTCGGACGCCCATACGGCTGCGTTGTGACAATGGACGATTGCACGACGGTTTCGGCCAATATTGACGCCGGCCAGCCTTGGCGGCGCTCAGTTGAAGGCAATGTGATCTACACAGACTGGCAGCGTAACAACTACTGGCGTGCGGTGGCGTCACTTGTGGGCGGTGCAAAGCGTGTTGGCGTGGAAAACGATCACCTGACGCTGGCGCAACGAGACATGGCCGTCGAGTTTCTTGAGGCCGACCTGGTGGACGTGGCGCCGGATACGATGCGCGCGCGAATGGTGAAGTCGCCGGAAGAGATTGCCTTGATTAAGGGCGGTGCGCGCACGGCGGATGTCGGGGGAGCCGCTATTCACGCAGCAATACGTGAAGGCGCGACTGAAATCGAAATTGCCATAGCGGGCCGGGATGCAATGGAGGAAGAGATAGCTCGTGCGTATCCGGATGCGGAATATCGTGACACGTGGGTTTGGTTCCAGTCCGGTATCAACACGGACGGCGCGCACAACCCTGTGACCAAGCGTGTGTTGGAGAAGGGCGATATCCTGTCACTCAACACGTTTCCGATGATCTCCGGCTATTACACTGCGTTGGAGAGAACGCTTTTCTGCGGAGAGCCGGACAAAGAGAGCCTGCGCCTTTGGGAGGCCAACGTGGCGGCGCATGAGTTGGGTTTGAGCCTCATAAAGCCGGGGGCGACGTGTTCTGGTATCACCGCCGAGATTAACCGCTTTTTTGAAAGCGAAAATCTGTTGCAGTATCGGTCGTTTGGCTATGGCCACAGCTTTGGTGTGTTGAGCCACTACTACGGTCGCGAGGCAGGTTTGGAACTGCGGGAAGACATCGACACCGTGTTGGAGCCGGGCATGGTTGTGTCGATCGAGCCGATGATATGGGTGCCGGAAGGCGTCGCGGGCGCGGGCGGATACCGGGAGCATGATATTCTGGTGGTCGAGGAAGATGGCGCTGAGAATATCACAGGCTTTCCATACGGACCGGGCCACAACATCATTGACCGGTAG
- a CDS encoding cation:proton antiporter: MTDFLVLAFVFLVAGVAAVPIASRLGLGSVLGYLIAGVVISPILATLNVDVVAIQHFAEFGVVMMLFLVGLELEPKMLWQMRHRLLGLGGLQVGVTTALVMGVSMFFGLTWTVALACGLVLALSSTAIVLQTLNEKGLMKSDGGQASFSVLLFQDIAVIPMLALIPLLAMPEMSDVGTHVAGHGTEVVAESAQGDAHHDDHGDGHDEAHSDDHGGGHGMNINLVEGLPAWQATLATIAAIAGVVVGGAFLTTPAFRFVAMANLRELFVAMALMFVIGIALLMTLVGLSPALGTFLAGVVLANSEYRHELESDIDPFRGLLLGLFFMTVGAAVNFGVLFESFGLFLGLTLGLMALKALVLFGLAYIFKLRGGDKYLFGLGLAQAGEFGFVLLSFTVANNVIPQDIADQLLLVVALSMMLTPLLFILYEKVILPRVSGGEEKEPDEIDETGQIIIAGHGRFGGVVNRMMRSAGYETTVLDYSSVQLERLRRFGVKVFFGDATRADLLHAAGIHEARLLVVAIDERDAATEIVRHVKHEHSSLPIVARAVDRHHVYELYAAGADHIVRDTFDSAVRAGRSAYEEMGMHAFDAEMLSRAFVDDDRAMLAALASVYDPSVPVHENQEYLDKAKEFIDQRDDILSGKGEAFRMRTERGWTPPTKEDLKAEQEADQE; this comes from the coding sequence ATGACTGATTTTCTTGTACTTGCCTTTGTCTTTCTGGTTGCCGGCGTAGCGGCTGTTCCGATCGCCTCGAGGCTGGGGCTAGGCTCGGTTCTTGGCTACTTGATTGCTGGAGTGGTCATCAGCCCAATCCTTGCAACCTTGAATGTTGACGTCGTGGCGATCCAGCACTTCGCCGAGTTCGGCGTCGTGATGATGCTGTTTCTCGTTGGGTTGGAACTTGAGCCCAAGATGCTTTGGCAGATGCGTCACCGCCTGTTGGGGCTTGGCGGGCTTCAAGTGGGTGTGACAACCGCATTGGTCATGGGCGTGTCGATGTTCTTTGGTTTGACATGGACCGTTGCTCTGGCCTGCGGTCTGGTTCTTGCGTTGTCGTCGACAGCGATTGTTCTGCAGACGCTGAACGAGAAAGGCCTGATGAAATCGGACGGTGGTCAGGCCAGCTTTTCGGTGCTGTTGTTTCAGGACATTGCCGTCATTCCGATGTTGGCGCTGATTCCGTTGCTGGCGATGCCGGAAATGTCAGATGTCGGTACCCATGTTGCGGGTCACGGAACGGAAGTGGTGGCCGAGTCTGCGCAAGGTGATGCGCATCACGACGACCACGGCGATGGCCACGACGAAGCGCACAGCGATGATCACGGCGGCGGCCACGGAATGAACATCAATCTGGTCGAAGGATTGCCCGCGTGGCAGGCGACTCTGGCCACAATTGCGGCAATAGCAGGGGTTGTCGTGGGCGGTGCATTCCTGACGACGCCCGCGTTTCGTTTCGTTGCAATGGCGAACCTGCGGGAATTGTTTGTGGCAATGGCGTTGATGTTCGTGATCGGCATTGCGCTTTTGATGACACTGGTAGGGTTGTCCCCAGCGTTGGGGACTTTCCTTGCCGGGGTGGTGCTTGCCAACAGCGAATACAGGCACGAGCTGGAAAGTGACATCGACCCGTTCAGGGGATTGCTGCTGGGTCTTTTCTTTATGACCGTTGGTGCTGCCGTAAATTTTGGCGTCCTATTTGAAAGTTTCGGTTTGTTCCTCGGATTGACGCTTGGCTTGATGGCACTCAAGGCGCTCGTGCTCTTTGGGTTGGCCTATATCTTTAAGCTGCGCGGTGGCGACAAGTACCTGTTCGGACTGGGGCTGGCGCAGGCAGGCGAGTTTGGTTTTGTGCTTCTGTCCTTCACGGTGGCGAACAACGTGATCCCGCAGGACATCGCAGACCAGCTTTTGCTGGTGGTGGCGTTGTCGATGATGCTGACACCTCTGCTGTTCATTCTTTATGAAAAGGTCATCCTGCCGCGGGTGTCCGGCGGAGAGGAAAAGGAACCGGACGAGATCGACGAAACCGGCCAGATCATTATCGCTGGTCATGGCCGCTTTGGTGGCGTTGTGAATCGTATGATGAGATCGGCAGGCTACGAGACAACGGTACTGGACTATTCGTCGGTGCAGTTGGAGCGTCTTCGCCGGTTTGGTGTGAAGGTGTTCTTTGGCGATGCGACACGGGCCGATTTGTTGCATGCCGCGGGAATCCACGAGGCGAGACTGCTGGTGGTGGCAATTGACGAACGCGATGCCGCGACCGAGATTGTGCGTCATGTGAAGCACGAGCACTCGAGCCTACCGATTGTCGCGCGCGCAGTGGACCGTCACCATGTTTACGAGCTCTACGCAGCGGGAGCGGACCACATTGTCCGTGACACCTTTGACAGCGCCGTGCGTGCTGGGCGATCTGCCTATGAAGAGATGGGTATGCACGCCTTTGATGCGGAAATGCTGTCGCGCGCGTTTGTCGACGATGACCGCGCCATGCTGGCTGCTCTGGCTTCCGTGTATGATCCGAGCGTTCCCGTGCATGAAAATCAGGAATACCTCGACAAAGCGAAAGAGTTTATCGATCAGCGCGACGATATCCTTTCCGGAAAGGGCGAGGCGTTCCGTATGCGAACGGAGCGCGGCTGGACGCCACCGACCAAGGAAGACCTGAAAGCCGAACAGGAAGCGGACCAAGAGTGA
- a CDS encoding maleate cis-trans isomerase family protein — translation MSALSYELDDRNAPAMGLIVLQVDETIEPEFKQAFADHPSPMYVSRIPSGEEVTTQTLSAMAADLKVAAGLLPNSRKLGVVGYACTSASSVIGSDRVEDLVRSGCETTAVTNPLRAAVACAADLGISRMALLSPYIEEVNTPLRNAFADEGIEMPVFGSFGVAEEARVARISSESVVDAAARLGGDTGVDGVFISCTNLRTFEALEVVQQKIGKPVLSSNQSLAWHMKALVNAQM, via the coding sequence ATGAGTGCGCTGAGCTACGAATTGGACGACAGAAACGCACCTGCGATGGGACTGATCGTCTTGCAGGTCGACGAAACCATTGAGCCAGAATTCAAACAGGCATTCGCAGATCACCCCAGCCCGATGTATGTGTCGCGCATTCCAAGCGGGGAAGAGGTTACGACACAAACCCTTTCCGCCATGGCTGCTGATTTAAAGGTAGCCGCCGGTTTGTTGCCCAATTCGCGGAAACTCGGTGTTGTCGGATACGCCTGCACATCCGCCAGTTCAGTTATCGGGTCGGATCGGGTCGAGGACCTTGTCCGGTCAGGGTGTGAAACCACGGCAGTGACCAATCCTTTGCGTGCGGCCGTCGCCTGCGCCGCCGATCTCGGAATTTCGAGAATGGCGCTGCTGTCCCCGTATATCGAGGAGGTGAACACTCCGCTTCGAAATGCTTTTGCCGATGAAGGGATCGAAATGCCGGTCTTTGGAAGCTTTGGAGTCGCGGAGGAAGCGCGGGTCGCGCGCATCTCGAGCGAATCTGTTGTTGACGCTGCGGCACGACTCGGGGGGGATACAGGCGTTGACGGGGTGTTCATTAGCTGCACAAACCTGCGCACTTTTGAGGCACTTGAGGTGGTGCAGCAAAAAATCGGAAAGCCGGTTTTGTCCAGTAATCAAAGCCTTGCATGGCACATGAAGGCGCTTGTGAATGCCCAAATGTAG
- a CDS encoding MATE family efflux transporter, whose amino-acid sequence MSNQSGKSAVFLEGSLMRHVTRMSLTTSIGLMAIFAVDFVDMAFIAMLGNDALAAAVGYAATVLFFTNSINVGLSIAAGSLVAREIGAGREGQARQYATSVATLGVLVGLLVPVLVLLNVEAILKSLGAQDEVLRLAVRYVWFILPTMWVMALAMAGMAVLRAFGDARRAMQATLYGGIVNAVLDPILIFGVGLGLDGAAIASVAARIAMMTFALLPAIRTYGGFARPSPAHVREDFHAVRAIAIPAVLTNVATPVGNAIIVREIAQFGTDAVAGMAVIGRLMPVAFSVIFALSGAIGPIIGQNFGAGKTNRVRGAYVAGLQFTAVYVLLMTAVLFVLRAPIADLFQAEGETRVLIYLFCGPLALASVFNGFIFVGNASFNNLGYPIYSTWVNWGRHTVGTLPFAILGAQVAGASGVLLGQAAGGMIFAAVSWIMVKRVFGKLPKPGDVDPHHPNLSGSIDGSFGSRVKNR is encoded by the coding sequence GTGAGCAACCAGAGCGGCAAGTCGGCGGTCTTTCTTGAAGGCAGCCTGATGCGACATGTGACGCGCATGTCGCTCACAACCAGCATTGGATTGATGGCCATCTTTGCTGTCGATTTTGTCGACATGGCCTTCATAGCGATGTTGGGGAACGACGCATTGGCGGCGGCGGTGGGTTATGCGGCGACCGTGCTATTTTTCACCAACTCCATCAATGTCGGCCTGTCGATTGCCGCCGGTTCGCTTGTGGCGCGTGAAATCGGCGCCGGGAGGGAAGGGCAAGCGAGGCAATACGCCACGAGCGTCGCGACGCTTGGTGTTCTGGTCGGACTGTTGGTGCCGGTTCTTGTGTTGTTGAATGTCGAGGCGATCCTGAAATCGCTTGGCGCGCAGGATGAAGTTCTGAGGCTTGCGGTACGCTATGTATGGTTCATCCTGCCGACAATGTGGGTCATGGCGTTGGCTATGGCGGGCATGGCGGTCCTGCGTGCCTTTGGCGACGCACGGCGCGCTATGCAGGCAACACTGTACGGCGGGATCGTGAATGCGGTTCTGGACCCGATCCTGATATTTGGTGTGGGGCTCGGGCTCGACGGAGCGGCGATTGCGTCGGTCGCAGCCAGAATTGCAATGATGACGTTCGCGTTGCTGCCCGCGATCCGGACTTACGGCGGGTTTGCGCGGCCGTCGCCTGCGCACGTGCGCGAAGATTTCCATGCAGTGCGTGCCATCGCGATACCTGCGGTTCTTACAAACGTGGCGACACCTGTGGGCAATGCAATCATTGTGCGTGAGATCGCTCAGTTTGGCACCGATGCAGTTGCCGGCATGGCGGTGATCGGCCGACTTATGCCCGTGGCTTTTTCCGTGATTTTCGCCCTCTCAGGCGCCATCGGGCCGATCATTGGCCAGAACTTTGGCGCTGGCAAAACAAACCGAGTGCGCGGGGCCTATGTCGCGGGGCTTCAGTTCACTGCGGTCTATGTGCTTTTGATGACGGCTGTTCTGTTTGTGCTGCGAGCACCGATTGCCGACTTGTTCCAGGCGGAAGGTGAGACGCGGGTGTTGATTTATCTCTTCTGCGGGCCTTTGGCGTTGGCTTCGGTGTTCAACGGTTTCATTTTTGTCGGCAATGCCAGCTTTAACAATCTGGGCTACCCGATCTATTCAACCTGGGTGAACTGGGGGCGGCATACCGTGGGCACGTTGCCGTTTGCCATACTTGGCGCGCAGGTCGCCGGTGCCTCAGGTGTGTTGTTAGGGCAGGCAGCAGGTGGAATGATTTTTGCGGCCGTAAGCTGGATCATGGTGAAACGCGTGTTTGGGAAATTGCCGAAGCCGGGCGATGTCGACCCGCATCATCCGAACTTGAGCGGGTCGATAGATGGCTCTTTCGGCTCTCGGGTGAAGAACCGTTAA